One genomic segment of Ferroacidibacillus organovorans includes these proteins:
- the ftsE gene encoding cell division ATP-binding protein FtsE: MIEMQDVWKEYGNGVAALSGISVRIAQGEFCYVVGPSGAGKSTFIKLMYREERPTKGQIFVGGFNIERLRERQIPMMRRHIGVVFQDYKLLQPLTVYENVSFALEVIEASRKTIQKRVSEVLELVGLSEKANMLPRELSGGEQQRVGIARALVNKPSVIIADEPTGNLDPDNSWTIMKLFQRVNDRGTTIVMATHNRELVNSVRKRVIAIEQGRIVRDQERGEYGYED; the protein is encoded by the coding sequence ATGATCGAGATGCAGGACGTCTGGAAAGAGTACGGGAACGGTGTCGCCGCGCTCTCTGGCATTTCCGTGCGGATCGCGCAAGGGGAATTTTGCTACGTGGTCGGCCCAAGCGGCGCTGGCAAATCGACCTTTATCAAACTCATGTACCGTGAAGAGAGGCCGACGAAAGGTCAAATTTTTGTCGGCGGATTCAATATCGAGCGATTGCGTGAAAGACAAATCCCCATGATGCGCAGGCATATCGGGGTGGTGTTTCAGGATTATAAACTGTTACAACCCTTGACGGTATACGAGAATGTATCGTTCGCGCTTGAAGTTATTGAAGCTTCGCGAAAGACGATTCAAAAGCGGGTCTCTGAAGTCTTGGAGCTTGTTGGCCTCAGCGAAAAAGCGAACATGCTGCCCCGTGAACTCTCAGGTGGCGAGCAACAGCGTGTCGGGATCGCGCGCGCACTCGTCAACAAACCGAGTGTGATTATCGCAGATGAGCCTACAGGCAATCTCGACCCGGACAACTCGTGGACAATTATGAAACTGTTTCAACGCGTCAACGATCGCGGAACAACGATCGTCATGGCGACACACAACCGCGAACTTGTCAATTCTGTTCGCAAGCGCGTTATCGCGATTGAACAAGGTCGCATTGTGCGCGATCAGGAACGTGGGGAATACGGCTATGAAGATTAG
- the ftsX gene encoding permease-like cell division protein FtsX: MKIRTIGRHVREGTRNLFRNGWMTFASISAVAVTLFILGGSILLSLNVQNISLNIESQLQINAYVSNTVPVKALPALEKRLSHLRGVRSVRFVSKVQALKQMKKLLKSNADIMAGLGNPLPNAYILNALNPQETAAVAKEVQNTPGIESVQYGQSFLPKLLTIMNVARDAAVILIGGLLVLGMFLISNTIRITIFTRRREIEIMKLVGATNGFIRGPFFVEGTLMGLVGAAIPSVALYELYRWISQTVQLFPPFTLVPYSLVVTHVVWVLVACGLFMGIWGSLFSMRRFLRV; the protein is encoded by the coding sequence ATGAAGATTAGGACGATTGGACGACATGTACGGGAAGGAACGCGCAATCTGTTTCGCAATGGCTGGATGACGTTTGCGTCGATCAGTGCGGTTGCCGTCACGTTATTCATTTTGGGTGGATCCATCCTGCTCAGTCTGAATGTGCAAAACATCTCCCTCAATATCGAGAGTCAGTTGCAGATTAACGCATATGTAAGCAATACGGTTCCGGTCAAGGCGCTTCCCGCGCTTGAAAAGCGGCTCTCGCATTTGAGGGGAGTTCGCTCTGTGCGTTTTGTGTCAAAGGTGCAAGCGCTAAAGCAAATGAAGAAGCTTTTAAAGAGCAATGCGGATATTATGGCAGGGCTTGGAAACCCACTGCCAAACGCCTATATCCTAAACGCTTTGAATCCTCAGGAGACGGCGGCAGTTGCCAAAGAGGTGCAGAATACGCCGGGAATTGAGAGTGTCCAATATGGCCAGAGTTTCCTCCCGAAACTTTTGACGATCATGAACGTCGCGCGGGATGCGGCTGTCATTTTGATCGGAGGCTTGCTTGTGCTCGGAATGTTTCTCATATCCAATACGATTCGCATCACCATCTTCACGAGGCGACGCGAGATCGAGATCATGAAACTGGTCGGCGCGACAAACGGGTTTATTCGCGGTCCGTTTTTTGTTGAGGGAACACTGATGGGTCTTGTCGGCGCGGCCATTCCAAGCGTTGCACTGTACGAGCTTTATCGCTGGATTTCGCAGACCGTTCAATTGTTTCCGCCGTTTACGCTCGTTCCGTATTCGCTTGTGGTTACGCATGTCGTATGGGTGCTTGTCGCATGCGGTTTGTTCATGGGGATATGGGGCAGCCTCTTTTCGATGCGCCGCTTTCTTCGCGTCTAA
- a CDS encoding S41 family peptidase — MKIARVSKFLGTIALTAAATVLTLRTVGADFSPLASQPAYRQFMSTYRLLTTSYYRQVDPNELIHGMISGMMDTLHDPFSQYMNPAMTARFREMVSSHFQGIGAVLSYESGQIVISSVLPGSPADRAGVRSGDILTQVNGSNTDGMSLLQVVERIRGKVGSYATLTLRRGSSTLHIRVQRANLHQSTVYAKMFPNRIGYLLITQFSEDTANAFARDLNILKQEGARGLIIDVRDDPGGLLSSVGQIANDLLARGKTIVEVENRNHQIQALHATGNGIKLPMVCLINGNSASAAEILAAALHDSGGVPLIGERTYGKGTVQETQEFADGSSLKLTVAKWLTPKGTWIHHVGIAPSMNVATPAFYHLPPLPVTLRRPYALDQSSVSIAVLQRMLLALGYNPGRTDGYYSLQTEQAVTAFQKMHGVKATGTVSGATAYALNVALLRLRVRDDPALQTALGYLDQKLGG, encoded by the coding sequence GTGAAAATCGCCCGCGTTTCAAAATTTCTGGGTACCATTGCACTGACGGCGGCGGCAACGGTTCTCACGCTTCGCACCGTGGGCGCAGACTTTTCTCCGCTCGCGAGCCAACCCGCCTACAGGCAGTTTATGTCTACGTATCGTCTCTTGACGACGTCGTATTATCGCCAGGTCGATCCGAATGAACTGATTCACGGCATGATCTCCGGAATGATGGATACGTTGCACGACCCCTTCTCCCAATATATGAATCCAGCGATGACGGCGCGTTTTCGCGAGATGGTCAGTTCGCATTTCCAAGGGATTGGCGCAGTGCTCTCCTATGAGTCAGGGCAAATCGTCATAAGTTCCGTCCTTCCTGGTTCACCTGCCGATCGCGCAGGTGTGCGGTCAGGCGATATTCTGACGCAAGTGAATGGCAGCAATACGGATGGAATGTCACTTTTGCAGGTGGTCGAGCGCATTCGCGGAAAGGTTGGCAGCTACGCAACCTTGACTTTGCGGCGCGGTTCTTCAACACTGCACATTCGCGTTCAACGGGCGAATCTTCATCAGTCGACCGTATATGCGAAGATGTTCCCGAATCGCATTGGATATCTATTGATCACACAATTTAGCGAAGACACGGCGAACGCGTTTGCGCGTGATTTGAACATTCTAAAACAAGAGGGCGCGCGCGGTCTGATTATTGATGTGCGGGATGATCCGGGAGGGCTTTTGTCAAGTGTCGGGCAGATCGCAAACGATCTGTTAGCGCGTGGGAAGACGATTGTTGAAGTGGAGAACCGCAATCATCAGATTCAAGCACTCCACGCGACTGGTAATGGAATCAAGCTGCCGATGGTGTGCTTGATCAACGGCAACAGCGCCAGCGCGGCGGAGATTCTGGCGGCGGCGCTACATGATTCTGGTGGAGTTCCCTTAATCGGTGAGCGCACCTACGGCAAGGGGACGGTGCAAGAAACGCAAGAATTCGCAGACGGATCGAGCTTGAAACTGACGGTTGCCAAATGGCTGACCCCAAAGGGGACATGGATTCACCACGTGGGAATCGCGCCGTCCATGAATGTTGCGACGCCTGCCTTCTATCATCTGCCGCCGCTTCCCGTGACACTTCGGCGACCGTATGCACTTGATCAGTCGAGTGTCAGCATCGCGGTCCTCCAGCGGATGTTACTCGCGCTCGGATACAATCCTGGGCGAACGGATGGCTATTACAGTTTGCAGACGGAGCAGGCGGTCACGGCGTTTCAAAAGATGCACGGCGTGAAGGCTACAGGGACGGTCAGTGGCGCTACCGCATACGCATTGAATGTCGCGCTGCTCAGGTTGCGCGTGCGGGATGATCCGGCATTGCAGACGGCCCTTGGGTATCTTGATCAGAAACTCGGAGGATGA
- a CDS encoding PDZ domain-containing protein → MVLHGLLALLHFPWFYLVTLLLAGIQHLRQRHLERATLGIKVTRDVLHAFRSIGIGLLAGIAISAAFDYAHVPFSWQDGVSVWVLGTLFSLIDMRLACVSYSGSLVALAGLVSAWWVPGNAPQVAVWLRALHPFSLLVLIAAANAVEGVATFLQMGIASPFLMKSRRGQIVGAFLLQGFWPLPIFALGSVPFSVLPNRTGIALGSPPQRVFFLGGVSISLYTILLAIALFFLRHSTPGLTIVALLALLSHAWLERFQVMREEAQSPLYVRPKSGVRILATLSGTPAKRIGLTPGETIARVGGMPVNSPYDLHFAIDQNPAYVKLEVIDSRGEMRWIGTPIFERDPHHLGCVFVPDERGVTETNVLSVGKQGRFFKLWRSVDAGERTVETPA, encoded by the coding sequence ATGGTTCTTCACGGCCTTCTCGCGCTCTTACACTTTCCGTGGTTTTACCTCGTTACGCTTTTGCTTGCTGGGATTCAACATCTTCGACAGCGTCATTTGGAGCGCGCAACACTTGGGATCAAGGTGACTCGCGATGTTTTGCACGCGTTTCGCAGTATCGGCATTGGCCTGCTTGCAGGGATCGCGATCAGTGCGGCGTTTGACTATGCACACGTGCCGTTCAGTTGGCAGGACGGCGTCAGCGTCTGGGTGCTCGGGACGCTCTTCTCGCTGATTGATATGCGGTTGGCGTGCGTTTCTTATAGTGGTTCGCTGGTTGCGCTCGCGGGTCTTGTCAGCGCCTGGTGGGTACCTGGAAACGCGCCGCAGGTGGCGGTCTGGCTTCGCGCGCTGCATCCTTTTTCCCTTTTGGTGCTGATTGCTGCGGCCAATGCGGTCGAGGGGGTTGCCACATTTTTGCAGATGGGTATCGCTTCTCCGTTTTTGATGAAAAGTCGCCGTGGACAAATCGTGGGCGCCTTTTTGTTGCAGGGATTCTGGCCGTTGCCGATTTTTGCGCTTGGAAGTGTTCCGTTTAGTGTTCTGCCGAATCGCACGGGGATCGCGCTCGGTTCGCCGCCGCAACGCGTTTTCTTTTTAGGTGGCGTGTCGATCAGCCTATACACAATCCTTCTGGCGATAGCCTTGTTTTTTTTGCGCCACTCAACGCCTGGATTGACCATTGTCGCGCTGTTGGCGCTTCTGTCACACGCATGGCTTGAAAGATTCCAGGTCATGCGGGAAGAGGCGCAGTCCCCGCTCTATGTTCGTCCAAAGTCTGGTGTGCGAATTCTCGCCACACTCTCTGGGACGCCTGCCAAGCGCATTGGTCTGACGCCTGGAGAGACGATTGCGCGTGTTGGTGGCATGCCGGTGAATAGCCCGTATGACCTGCATTTTGCGATCGACCAGAATCCAGCGTATGTAAAGCTTGAGGTCATCGACTCGCGCGGGGAAATGAGGTGGATTGGAACGCCAATTTTTGAACGCGATCCCCACCATCTCGGCTGCGTGTTTGTGCCTGACGAGCGTGGAGTAACCGAGACGAATGTGCTTAGTGTTGGAAAGCAGGGCCGATTCTTTAAACTCTGGCGAAGTGTCGATGCAGGAGAACGAACGGTTGAAACCCCCGCCTGA
- a CDS encoding flagellar motor protein translates to MDLTTIGGIILGFASLIVAFVMEGGSPLALLGLSAAIIVFGGTAGAVIISFSAKQLKMVGSLFSVAFKQQKLDNLAAIEQLVALATSARREGILSLEDKLEGMQDLFFKNAVQLVVDGVDPELVRSILETEIGYMETRHEAGVAVFEAAGGFAPTMGIIGTVTGLIHVLSNLTSVSTLGPLIATAFIATLYGVGSANLLWLPLASKLKQRSKEEILLREIMVEGVLSIQAGENPTVLDQKLKVFLAPRMRERNQDRKGAAATESEVANA, encoded by the coding sequence ATGGATCTTACAACCATAGGCGGCATCATACTCGGGTTTGCTTCGCTGATTGTCGCGTTTGTCATGGAAGGCGGTTCTCCGCTCGCATTATTGGGTCTCTCTGCCGCTATTATCGTATTTGGCGGAACGGCGGGCGCTGTCATCATCTCATTTTCCGCAAAACAATTGAAGATGGTGGGGTCGCTTTTCAGCGTTGCGTTCAAACAACAGAAACTTGACAACTTGGCAGCGATTGAGCAGCTTGTGGCGCTGGCGACGTCTGCCAGGCGCGAGGGCATTCTTTCGCTTGAGGACAAGTTGGAAGGGATGCAGGATTTGTTCTTTAAGAATGCGGTTCAACTCGTGGTCGATGGCGTCGACCCAGAACTTGTACGCAGCATTCTTGAGACAGAGATCGGCTACATGGAGACGCGGCATGAAGCGGGTGTCGCCGTTTTTGAGGCGGCGGGCGGTTTCGCGCCGACCATGGGGATTATCGGAACGGTGACTGGGCTCATTCATGTTTTGAGCAATCTGACGAGTGTCAGCACACTAGGCCCACTCATTGCGACGGCGTTTATTGCAACGCTTTATGGGGTTGGAAGCGCAAATCTCCTTTGGTTGCCGCTCGCTTCAAAGCTCAAGCAGCGATCAAAGGAAGAGATCTTGTTGCGCGAGATCATGGTAGAGGGTGTGCTGTCGATCCAGGCTGGGGAGAATCCGACTGTATTGGATCAAAAGCTGAAGGTTTTCCTCGCGCCGCGCATGCGTGAACGCAATCAAGACAGGAAAGGGGCAGCGGCCACCGAGTCGGAGGTAGCGAATGCGTAA
- a CDS encoding flagellar motor protein MotB, translating into MRKRKKAVVKENSERWLITYSDLITLLLIFFVIMYAMSKVDVAKFMTLSESLNAALNPSNQIPLQGLGKTALLAAENPTQGHSQGFSLKAGSKAQMLQLQNVLREDVKFSKLYQELQQFVSKRGLENSLSISNQQRGIQITLKDVVLFATGQDQIRPQAVHILQQLVPFLQTLSNQIQIEGYTDNVPIHTAQFPSNWELSTGRALNVVEDLIQFGINPTRLSAVGYGQYHPVATNLTSVGRQQNRRVNIVILRSTYSLQQGESSFGAGPDALAAIAPSIGVNRHTLLSQNTTPSNPQIPVALQSKSLKNGVPQHP; encoded by the coding sequence ATGCGTAAAAGAAAAAAGGCAGTCGTTAAAGAGAACTCTGAACGCTGGTTGATTACTTACTCTGACTTGATTACACTCTTGCTCATCTTTTTTGTCATTATGTACGCCATGTCAAAGGTTGATGTGGCGAAGTTTATGACGCTCTCCGAATCGCTGAATGCGGCGCTCAACCCAAGCAATCAAATTCCCCTTCAAGGACTGGGGAAGACGGCGCTTCTTGCGGCAGAAAATCCGACGCAGGGGCATAGTCAGGGTTTCAGTCTGAAAGCGGGAAGCAAAGCGCAAATGTTGCAACTTCAAAATGTCCTCAGGGAAGACGTGAAGTTTTCGAAGCTCTACCAGGAGTTGCAACAGTTTGTCTCAAAGCGCGGGCTAGAAAACAGCCTATCCATTTCCAATCAACAGCGGGGGATTCAAATCACGCTGAAGGATGTCGTCCTTTTTGCGACGGGTCAGGACCAGATTCGCCCACAAGCGGTTCACATTTTGCAACAGCTCGTTCCATTTCTGCAGACCCTGTCCAACCAGATACAGATCGAAGGGTACACAGACAATGTTCCGATTCACACTGCGCAATTTCCATCCAATTGGGAGTTGTCAACAGGCCGCGCACTCAATGTCGTTGAAGATTTGATACAGTTTGGGATCAATCCGACGCGCCTGAGCGCTGTCGGCTACGGTCAGTACCATCCGGTTGCGACGAATCTCACCTCTGTGGGGAGACAACAGAACCGTCGCGTCAACATTGTCATTTTGCGCAGCACCTATTCCCTGCAACAAGGGGAGTCATCATTTGGTGCAGGGCCTGACGCGCTCGCTGCGATTGCACCGTCGATCGGTGTAAATCGCCATACGCTGCTTTCACAAAACACGACGCCTAGCAACCCGCAAATCCCAGTCGCGCTGCAGTCGAAATCGCTGAAAAATGGTGTGCCACAGCACCCTTGA
- the uvrB gene encoding excinuclease ABC subunit UvrB, with translation MALPGSFELVSEYEPTGDQPKAIEQLASGIQKGDRFQTLLGVTGSGKTFTIANVVAKINKPTLVIAHNKTLAAQLTSEFKEFFPKNAVEYFVSYYDYYQPEAYIPHTDTFIEKDAKTNDEIDKLRHSATSSLFERNDVLVVASVSSIFGLGSPFRYKENVLSLRVGMEKPRNEMLRRLVDMQYERNDVNFVRGTFRVRGDVVEIVPASRGEQALRVEFFGEEIERITEVDILTGEIIGRREHVAIFPASHYVSGKETIERAAASIRAELEERLSDLRSAGRLLEAQRLEQRTNYDLEMMQEVGFCSGIENYSRHLDGRSAGDPPYTLFDYFPDDFLLVIDESHVTIPQLHGMYGGDRSRKLTLIEHGFRLPSAADNRPLRFEELSMYKYQTIFVSATPGDYELKVSSQKVEQIIRPTGLLDPLITVRPIKGQIDDLIGEIRKRIARQERVLVTTLTKKMSEDLTDYLKEVGIKVRYLHSDIKTLERMAILRDLRIGVFDVLIGINLLREGLDLPEVSLVAILDADKEGFLRAWRSLIQTIGRAARNAAGEVIMYADVQTESMKQAISETERRRKIQAAYNEAHGITPRTIHKAVRDVIEATKLVSEGEELSTKVAKMTKAERRELIGRLEKEMKEAAKALQFERAAELRDMVIELSAS, from the coding sequence ATGGCACTGCCAGGATCGTTTGAATTGGTGTCTGAATATGAGCCGACGGGGGATCAACCGAAGGCGATTGAACAATTGGCGTCGGGCATTCAAAAAGGCGATCGCTTTCAGACACTGCTTGGCGTCACAGGCTCGGGCAAGACGTTTACCATTGCCAATGTCGTCGCAAAGATCAACAAGCCGACCCTTGTGATTGCGCACAACAAGACGCTTGCTGCGCAGCTCACGTCCGAGTTTAAAGAGTTTTTTCCAAAAAATGCGGTTGAGTACTTTGTCAGCTACTACGATTATTATCAACCGGAAGCGTATATTCCGCACACCGATACGTTTATTGAAAAAGATGCGAAAACGAATGATGAGATCGACAAACTCAGACACTCTGCGACAAGTTCGCTTTTTGAGCGCAATGATGTCCTTGTCGTCGCGAGCGTCTCCAGCATCTTCGGTCTGGGATCGCCGTTTCGCTATAAAGAAAATGTTCTTTCGTTGCGCGTGGGCATGGAGAAACCGCGCAACGAGATGTTGCGCAGGCTTGTTGATATGCAGTATGAACGCAATGATGTGAACTTTGTGCGCGGCACGTTTCGCGTTCGCGGCGATGTCGTAGAGATCGTTCCGGCATCGCGCGGAGAGCAGGCGCTTCGCGTCGAATTTTTTGGCGAAGAGATTGAACGCATCACGGAGGTTGACATCTTGACCGGTGAGATTATCGGCAGGCGAGAGCATGTCGCCATTTTTCCGGCTTCTCACTATGTCTCGGGGAAAGAGACGATTGAGCGAGCGGCGGCCTCGATTCGCGCGGAACTCGAAGAGCGGCTCTCCGATTTGCGGTCTGCCGGTCGATTGCTTGAGGCGCAGCGACTTGAGCAGCGTACAAACTACGATCTCGAGATGATGCAAGAGGTTGGCTTTTGTTCTGGCATTGAAAACTATTCGCGCCATTTAGACGGTCGCTCGGCCGGAGATCCTCCCTATACGCTGTTTGATTATTTTCCGGACGACTTTCTTCTTGTGATTGACGAGTCGCACGTGACCATTCCACAACTACACGGCATGTATGGCGGGGATCGCTCGCGGAAGTTAACGCTGATTGAACACGGATTCCGTCTGCCTTCTGCAGCCGACAATCGTCCACTTCGGTTTGAGGAACTCTCCATGTACAAATACCAGACAATTTTTGTCTCGGCAACGCCCGGAGATTACGAGTTGAAGGTGAGCTCGCAAAAAGTCGAGCAGATTATCCGTCCCACCGGGTTGCTCGACCCGCTGATCACGGTTCGGCCGATCAAGGGGCAGATTGATGACCTGATCGGGGAGATTCGCAAGCGGATCGCGCGTCAGGAGCGTGTTCTCGTGACGACGCTTACGAAAAAGATGTCCGAGGACCTTACCGATTATTTGAAAGAAGTGGGGATCAAGGTCCGCTACTTGCACAGCGATATCAAGACGCTTGAACGCATGGCGATTCTGAGAGATTTGCGGATCGGTGTGTTTGACGTACTGATCGGGATCAACCTCTTGCGCGAAGGGCTCGATCTGCCAGAGGTTTCACTCGTCGCCATTCTTGATGCCGATAAAGAAGGTTTTCTGCGCGCCTGGCGGTCGCTGATCCAGACGATCGGGCGCGCCGCGCGCAACGCGGCGGGCGAGGTGATCATGTATGCGGATGTTCAGACGGAATCGATGAAGCAGGCAATTTCAGAGACGGAGCGCCGGCGGAAAATTCAGGCGGCCTACAATGAAGCGCATGGCATCACGCCGCGGACGATTCACAAGGCGGTGCGCGATGTGATTGAGGCGACAAAACTCGTGTCAGAAGGGGAGGAACTTTCCACGAAGGTCGCCAAGATGACAAAGGCGGAGCGCCGCGAGTTGATCGGCCGCCTGGAAAAAGAGATGAAAGAGGCAGCCAAAGCGTTGCAGTTTGAACGGGCGGCTGAATTGCGCGATATGGTAATTGAATTGTCAGCGTCTTGA
- the uvrA gene encoding excinuclease ABC subunit UvrA, giving the protein MAHESIVIKGARAHNLKNIDVVIPRDKLVILTGLSGSGKSSLAFDTLYAEGQRRYVESLSAYARQFLGQMDKPDVDSIEGLSPAISIDQKTTSRNPRSTVGTVTEIYDYLRLLFARIGVPHCPKCGTPISSQTIDQMVDRVLSLPERARIQILAPVVTGKKGEHQKVFEDLARSGYVRVRVDGELRELGEEIRLEKNKKHTIAVVIDRIIVKDDVRPRIAESLESALTLSGGTVIVDVLEQEELLFSQNLACPNCGYSVEELAPRMFSFNSPFGACEACTGLGAKQEVDLDLVIPDPNKTIDEGGIVPWAGTTSTYYPRLLESACRHLGIATDVPIKDVDQAALDQLLYGIPGQKIKFVYENDFGQVKQAEVPFEGVVHNLERRYRETASDFIREFVEEFMSSRPCPACRGKRLKPESLAVRIAGASIADVTERSIVEAIAFFEGLVLTEKERQIAHLILKEISARLGFLRDVGLNYLTLARAAGTLSGGEAQRIRLATQIGSSLVGVLYILDEPSIGLHQRDNARLIRTLTQMRDLGNTLIVVEHDEDTMFAADQIIDIGPGAGEHGGHVVAQGTVQEVMEHPHSITGMYLSGRRSIPIPPVRRQSDGRAIEIRGAKENNLKNLTVRFPLGVFTCVTGVSGSGKSTLVNEILHKALAGKLNRARIRAGRHDEIRGLEHLDKVVDIDQSPIGRTPRSNPATYTGVFDDIRDVFATTQEAKIRGYKKGRFSFNVRGGRCEACRGDGIIKIEMHFLPDVYVPCEVCKGRRYNRETLEVHYKGRSIADVLDMTVEEALVYFENVPKIARKLQTLSDVGLNYMRLGQPATTMSGGEAQRVKLASELHRRSTGRTMYILDEPTTGLHAADIERLLIVLQRLVDAGDTVVVIEHNLDVIKTADHLIDLGPEGGDQGGRLVASGTPEKIAQTPESYTGQYLAPVLERDRARARFRETVALG; this is encoded by the coding sequence ATGGCACACGAATCGATTGTGATCAAAGGCGCGCGCGCGCACAACTTGAAGAACATAGATGTGGTCATTCCGCGCGATAAGCTGGTGATTCTCACCGGACTCAGCGGCTCAGGAAAATCGTCCCTTGCGTTTGACACGCTGTACGCGGAGGGGCAGAGAAGATATGTCGAGTCTCTCTCGGCGTATGCTCGTCAATTTTTGGGACAGATGGACAAGCCGGATGTGGACTCCATAGAGGGCCTTTCTCCAGCGATCAGCATCGATCAAAAAACGACGAGCCGCAACCCTCGCTCAACTGTTGGCACTGTGACGGAGATCTACGATTATCTTCGGCTGCTCTTCGCGCGCATCGGAGTTCCACACTGTCCGAAGTGCGGAACTCCGATTTCGTCGCAAACGATCGATCAGATGGTCGATCGCGTTCTCTCACTTCCGGAGCGCGCGCGGATTCAAATCCTCGCACCTGTCGTCACGGGAAAAAAGGGTGAGCACCAAAAGGTCTTTGAGGACCTGGCGCGAAGTGGCTATGTGCGGGTGCGCGTCGACGGCGAACTGCGCGAGTTGGGTGAAGAGATCAGGCTTGAAAAGAACAAAAAACACACGATCGCTGTCGTGATTGACCGAATTATTGTAAAAGATGACGTGCGTCCGCGCATTGCAGAGTCTTTGGAAAGTGCACTCACGCTGTCGGGTGGGACGGTGATTGTCGATGTGCTGGAGCAGGAGGAGCTTTTGTTCAGCCAGAACCTCGCCTGCCCGAACTGTGGATACAGTGTCGAAGAGTTAGCTCCCCGCATGTTCTCGTTCAACAGTCCTTTTGGCGCTTGCGAGGCGTGCACGGGGCTTGGCGCAAAGCAAGAGGTCGATTTGGATTTGGTCATTCCCGATCCGAATAAAACGATTGATGAAGGCGGTATCGTGCCGTGGGCGGGAACGACCTCAACCTACTACCCACGACTGCTTGAGAGCGCCTGCAGGCACCTTGGCATCGCGACAGATGTGCCGATCAAGGATGTGGATCAGGCTGCGCTTGACCAGCTTCTTTATGGCATTCCGGGCCAAAAGATCAAGTTTGTCTATGAAAATGATTTTGGTCAGGTCAAACAGGCGGAAGTTCCCTTTGAGGGCGTGGTGCACAACCTCGAACGACGCTATCGCGAGACGGCGTCTGACTTCATTCGCGAGTTTGTCGAAGAGTTCATGAGCAGTCGGCCATGCCCGGCCTGTCGGGGAAAACGCCTGAAACCGGAGAGCCTCGCCGTGCGCATCGCGGGCGCGTCGATCGCGGATGTCACAGAGCGTTCGATTGTCGAGGCGATCGCATTTTTTGAGGGACTTGTCCTTACGGAAAAAGAGCGGCAGATTGCGCACCTGATCCTCAAGGAAATCAGCGCTCGACTCGGGTTTTTGCGGGATGTGGGACTCAACTATCTGACGTTAGCGCGCGCGGCGGGCACGCTGTCAGGCGGGGAGGCGCAGCGCATCCGGCTCGCGACGCAGATCGGTTCAAGCCTTGTCGGCGTACTGTACATTCTGGATGAACCGAGCATTGGACTTCACCAGCGCGACAACGCGCGACTGATCCGCACGCTTACGCAGATGCGCGATCTTGGCAACACGCTGATCGTCGTGGAGCATGACGAGGATACGATGTTTGCGGCCGATCAAATTATTGATATCGGACCTGGCGCGGGTGAACACGGAGGCCATGTCGTGGCGCAGGGAACGGTGCAGGAAGTGATGGAACACCCCCACTCTATCACGGGGATGTATCTCAGCGGTCGCCGCTCGATTCCTATTCCTCCTGTTCGCCGCCAGTCGGATGGCCGAGCGATTGAGATTCGCGGCGCAAAAGAAAACAATCTAAAAAACCTCACGGTGCGCTTTCCGCTCGGTGTATTCACCTGTGTGACGGGCGTTTCGGGATCCGGTAAAAGCACGCTGGTCAATGAGATTTTGCACAAAGCGCTTGCGGGAAAGCTCAATCGCGCGCGGATACGCGCTGGACGACACGATGAGATTCGCGGGCTTGAGCACCTTGACAAAGTAGTTGACATCGACCAGTCGCCGATCGGGCGCACGCCGCGATCAAATCCGGCAACGTACACTGGGGTGTTTGACGACATCCGCGATGTGTTTGCGACGACGCAGGAGGCGAAAATCCGCGGGTATAAAAAGGGGCGCTTCAGTTTTAACGTGCGCGGCGGTCGGTGTGAGGCGTGCCGAGGAGACGGCATAATTAAAATAGAGATGCATTTTCTGCCGGATGTGTATGTTCCGTGTGAAGTTTGCAAAGGACGTCGCTATAACCGCGAAACGCTTGAGGTTCACTATAAAGGGCGGTCAATTGCGGACGTGCTGGACATGACAGTGGAAGAGGCGCTTGTGTATTTCGAGAACGTTCCCAAGATTGCGCGCAAGCTGCAGACGCTCTCTGATGTGGGACTCAATTACATGCGCCTGGGCCAGCCTGCGACAACCATGTCAGGCGGGGAGGCGCAACGCGTAAAGCTTGCGTCAGAACTTCATCGCCGCAGCACGGGGCGCACAATGTACATTCTGGATGAGCCAACGACAGGACTTCACGCGGCAGACATTGAGCGACTGCTCATCGTGCTTCAGCGGTTGGTCGATGCAGGGGATACGGTGGTTGTGATCGAACATAATCTGGATGTGATCAAAACGGCTGACCATCTGATCGATTTAGGACCCGAAGGAGGCGATCAGGGCGGGCGGCTTGTCGCGAGCGGCACGCCTGAGAAGATCGCACAGACGCCAGAGTCTTATACGGGGCAGTATCTCGCGCCTGTGCTTGAGCGGGACCGCGCCCGCGCGAGATTTCGGGAAACAGTCGCGCTAGGATGA